From a single Anomalospiza imberbis isolate Cuckoo-Finch-1a 21T00152 chromosome 16, ASM3175350v1, whole genome shotgun sequence genomic region:
- the RBBP6 gene encoding E3 ubiquitin-protein ligase RBBP6 isoform X2 yields MSCVHYKFSSKLNYDTVTFDGLHISLSDLKRQIMGREKLKAADCDLQITNAQTKEEYTDDSALIPKNSSVIVRRIPIGGVKATSKTYVISRSEPVSGTSKAIDDSSASISLAQLTKTANLAEANASEEDKIKAMMTQSGHEYDPVNYMKKPVGPPPPSYTCFRCGKPGHYIKNCPTNGDKNFESVPRIKKSTGIPRSFMMEVKDPNTKGAMLTNTGKYAIPTIDAEAYAIGKKEKPPFLPEEPSSSSEEDDPIPDELLCLICKDIMTDAVVIPCCGNSYCDECIRTALLESEEHTCPTCHQTDVSPDALIANKFLRQAVNNFKNETGYTKRLRKIQQQQQQQQLPPPPPPPPPPLMRQTITRTLQPLMRPAMARQQDPLMIPLASLASRSALSSLGPGPSMAAGLPVNPSSVVVSDLPPAVSLSLRGEKPDGPFRDADAVLPPALMTAAELSKSSPLSISSLLEEKGYQVPVLRQPAIPSLLGPQGQSIPTTGHPMRAGALRRPGWELSNRGRPHSDRAQRTQAPSLPASAPVFVPVPPPPLYPPPPHALPLPPGVPPPQFPPQFPPGQPPSAGYTVPPPGYPPAPANMSSAWVPTAVPAAHSNTIPTTQAPPLSREEFYREQRRLKEEEKKKSKLDEFTNDFAKELMEYKKIQKERRRSFSRSKSPYSASSYSRSSYTYSKSRSGSSRSRSYSRSFSRSHSRSYSRSPPYQRRGKGKSRNYRSRSRSHGYHRSRSRSPPYRRYHSRSRSPVFRGQSPTKRTVPQGEAEREYFNRYREVPPYDMKAYYGRSVDFRDPFEKERYREWERNYREWYEKFYKGYAVGAQPRPPVNRENFSPERFGPPGTRRENSPYARGRREEYPAGQSHRNRNVAGNYPEKPGRESHGIKDPTKSKEKEVENPLGDGKGNKHKKHRKRRKGDENEAFPNVELLEGARKPREPVPTEDAKTDSLFMLPSRDDATPVRDEPMEADSIAFKPVSEKEKKEKDKPKAKVEKTKRKVEVAAAPKKDSVAKPAKASQEKVDPDREKSPRTEPPVKKVKEELPKTDSVKTSSSQKDEKALGTPRKAHPKVTKDHPDTRPAKEEKAKKEHPKEAKAEKTSSKEEKSKKPAEKGKLSDAKLEKRKRKAEEKADKEHEAASAKAYKLETAELKTSPKGKAEPEGEKGERTPEKDKAAFLNNPSKKIKLNRETGKKIVSGENVPPGKEAVEKPEPSSSKVKAEKTKGKARRKVTAADSASSTLVDYTSTSSTGGSPVRKPEEKPDTKRTVIKTLEEYNNDITAPAEDVIIMIQVPQSKWDKDDFESEEEDIKSTTQVPPTVGKPASVIKPVSAKAPNLLKHTEKETEPLEKIQKAAKEASYESTQHDTKSSKSSVSSEKGKTKDRDHSFSEKDSSEKRKSSVQPEKEHSERAGEQGNGKTVSQSSKDGRSSEKHDSGRGSAAKDFTPNRDKKSDHDGSREHSSSKRRDEKSESARRKDSPSRIRDSTAVQKSKPREERVEPPKKGPVEAKRSGYSPPRERKPAEHKAVHDPKRPAEEHKPPDKNPGKEKEKEKEKEKHVPEVKSNKEKEPGGNKPPVKQDSPEVKVEKENVAGQSDKGAAKPKPPVTSAARLSSDLTRETDEAAFVPDYNESDSESNVSAKDEEAAGKTPKEAKEKAVEKVKEEAAAPAPAEQPEVGRSQSQSSPSVSRSRSHSPSESQTRSHSSSASSGESQDSKKKKKKKEKKKHKKHKKHKKHKKHVGNETELEKSQKHKHKKKKSKKSKDKEKDDQKVKSVTT; encoded by the exons aAGTCGAAGTGAGCCAGTGAGTGGAACATCAAAAGCA ATTGATGACTCTTCTGCATCTATTTCTCTGGCCCAGCTTACTaag ACTGCCAATCTGGCTGAAGCCAATGCTTCCGAGGAGGATAAAATAAAAGCTATGATGACACAGTCTGGCCATGAATATGATCCAGTCAA TTACATGAAGAAACCCGTGGGGCCACCTCCACCCTCCTACACCTGTTTTCGCTGTGGCAAACCTGGGCACTACATAAAGAACTGTCCAACGAATGGG GACAAAAATTTCGAGTCTGTTCCCAGAATTAAAAAAAGCACAGGAATTCCAAGAAGTTTTATGATGGAGGTGAAGGACCCCAACACAAAGGGTGCCATGCTGACCAACACTGGGAAATATGCAATTCCAACCATAGATGC AGAAGCTTATGCTATAGGAAAGAAGGAGAAGCCTCCCTTCCTACCTGAGGAGCCATCCTCATCCTCAGAAGAAGATGATCCTATTCCAGATGAGCTGTTGTGTCTCATTTGTAAGGATATAATGACAGATGCGGTTGTTATTCCCTGCTGTGGAAACAGTTACTGTGATGAAT GTATTAGGACAGCACTGCTGGAGTCCGAGGAGCACACATGCCCTACCTGCCATCAGACTGATGTTTCTCCTGATGCTTTAATCGCCAACAAGTTTCTGCGCCAG GCTGTCAACAACTTCAAAAATGAAACCGGTTACACAAAAAGGCTCCGTAagattcagcagcagcagcaacagcagcagctgccgccgccgccgccaccgccgccgccgcccctgATGCGGCAGACGATAACACGCACCCTGCAGCCGCTGATGCGGCCGGCCATGGCCCGGCAGCAGGACCCGCTCATGATCCCGCTGGCCTCCCTGGCCTCCCGCTCCGCCCTCTCGTCCTTGGGCCCCGGGCCGTCCATGGCAGCTGGGCTGCCAGTCAATCCGTCTTCTGTGGTTGTGTCTGATCTCCCTCCAGCAGTGTCCCTCTCTCTCCGTGGGGAAAAGCCAGATGGACCTTTTCG TGATGCCGATGCTGTTTTGCCTCCTGCTCTGATGACTGCTGCTGAGCTTTCCAAATCTTCCCCTTTGTCAATCAGCAGTTTGTTGGAAGAGAAg GGCTATCAGGTTCCTGTACTGAGACAACCAGCAATACCAAGTCTTCTGGGCCCTCAAGGACAATCAATTCCTACAACTG GTCATCCAATGAGAGCTGGTGCACTTCgcaggccaggctgggagct TTCAAATCGAGGACGCCCGCACAGTGACCGTGCCCAAAGGACTCAGGCCCCATCACTGCCAGCATCAGCACCAGTCTTTGTGCCTGTGCCTCCACCTCCCTTGTATCCTCCACCACCCCatgctcttcctcttcctccgGGGGTACCACCACCACAGTTTCCTCCTCAGTTTCCACCTGGGCAGCCTCCATCCGCTGGGTACACTGTCCCCCCTCCCGGATATCCCCCAGCTCCTGCAAACATGTCATCAGCTTGGGTCCCAACAGCAGTGCCAGCGGCTCATTCAAACACCATCCCAACGACACAAGCACCTCCTCTCTCTAGGGAGGAGTTTTACAGAGAGCAACGGAGGCTTAAAGAGGA ggaaaagaaaaagtccAAACTTGATGAGTTTACAAATGATTTTGCTAAGGAATTGATGGAATATAAAAAGATTCAAAAGGAGCGTAGGCGTTCGTTTTCCAG gTCCAAGTCTCCCTATAGTGCTTCATCTTACTCTAGAAGCTCATACACCTACTCCAAGTCACGCTCAGGTTCGTCGCGCTCCCGCTCCTACTCGCGCTCCTTCAGCCGCTCCCATTCCCGCTCCTACTCGCGGTCGCCGCCCTATCAGAGACGAGGCAAAGGGAAGAGTCGGAACTaccgctcccgctcccgctcccacGGCTATCaccgctcccgctcccgctcgCCCCCATACAGGCGCTACCACTCCCGCTCCAGGTCTCCGGTGTTCCGGGGCCAGTCCCCCACCAAACGGACGGTCCCGCAGGGCGAGGCCGAGCGCGAGTACTTCAACCGCTACAGAGAGGTGCCCCCGTACGACATGAAGGCTTACTATGGCCGCTCGGTGGACTTCAGAGACCCCTTTGAGAAGGAGAGATACAGAGAGTGGGAGAGGAACTACAGAGAGTGGTACGAGAAGTTTTACAAGGGCTATGCCGTGGGCGCTCAGCCACGGCCCCCAGTGAACAGAGAGAACTTCTCTCCAGAACGGTTTGGCCCACCTGGGACCAGACGAGAGAATTCACCGTATGCTCGGGGACGGAGGGAGGAGTATCCTGCTGGGCAGAGCCACAGGAATCGTAATGTAGCTGGAAACTACCCTGAAAAGCCTGGGAGAGAGAGCCATGGCATCAAAGATCCTACAAAATCAAAAGAGAAGGAGGTGGAAAATCCACTGGGAGATGGCAAAGGCAATAAACATAAAAAACACcggaagagaagaaaaggggaTGAGAATGAAGCCTTTCCCAACGTTGAGCTGTTAGAAGGGGCAAGAAAACCAAGAGAGCCAGTTCCAACAGAAGATGCTAAAACAGACTCTCTGTTCATGCTGCCAAGCAGGGATGATGCCACCCCTGTAAGGGATGAGCCCATGGAAGCGGATTCCATTGCTTTCAAGCCAGTgtctgaaaaggagaaaaaagagaaggataAGCCAAAAGCAAAGGTTGAGAAAACAAAGCGGAAAGTAGAAGTGGCAGCTGCTCCAAAGAAAGACAGCGTAGCAAAACCAGCTAAAGCTTCCCAGGAAAAGGTGGACCCCGATCGCGAAAAATCTCCTCGAACGGAACCTCCTGTGAAAAAAGTCAAGGAAGAGCTGCCAAAGACAGACAGTGTTAAAACCTCTTCCTCTCAGAAGGATGAGAAGGCTCTTGGTACACCACGGAAGGCTCATCCCAAAGTGACAAAGGATCACCCAGATACCAGACCAGCCAAGGAGGAGAAGGCAAAGAAAGAACATCCTAAAGAAGCCAAGGCAGAGAAGACCTCCAGCAAGGAGGAGAAGTCAAAGAAACCTGCTGAGAAAGGCAAACTTTCCGATGCCAAActtgagaaaaggaaaagaaaagcagaggaaaaggcTGATAAAGAACATGAGGCTGCTTCTGCGAAGGCCTATAAACTCGAAACTGCAGAATTGAAAACATCACCCaaggggaaggctgagcccGAGGGGGAGAAAGGAGAGCGGACCCCGGAAAAGGATAAAGCTGCTTTTCTTAACAACCCGTCCAAAAAGATTAAACTTAACCgagaaactggaaaaaagatTGTGAGCGGAGAAAACGTGCCACCTGGAAAAGAAGCTGTGGAGAAACctgagcccagcagcagcaaagttAAAGCAGAAAAGACAAAGGGAAAAGCCAGAAGGAAAGTGACAGCAGCCGACAGCGCTAGCTCGACTCTCGTGGATTACACCAG CACAAGTTCCACTGGGGGAAGCCCTGTCAGGAAGCCTGAGGAGAAGCCAGACACCAAACGAACTGTCATTAAGACCCTGGAGGAGTATAACAACGACATAACAGCCCCTGCTGAGGATGTCATTATCATGATCCAGGTCCCTCAGTCCAAGTGGGATAAAGATGACTTTGAGTCTGAAGAGGAAGACATCAAATCCACCACCCAGGTGCCCCCAACTGTAGGAAAACCCGCCAGTGTTATCAAACCTGTGAGTGCAAAGGCTCCAAACCTCCTCAAACACACTGAAAAGGAGACAGAGCCTCtggagaaaatacagaaagctgCAAAAGAGGCAAGTTATGAAAGCACCCAACATGATACCAAGAGTTCAAAAAGTTCTGTGTCGAGTGAAAAAGGTAAAACCAAAGACCGGGATCATTCTTTTTCAGAGAAGGACAGTTCTGAGAAGAGGAAGAGCAGTGTTCAGCCAGAAAAAGAGCACTCAGAACGTGCAGGTGaacaaggaaatggaaaaactgTATCTCAGTCTTCTAAAGATGGCAGATCTTCAGAGAAACATGACAGTGGCCGTGGCTCCGCTGCGAAGGACTTCACTCCCAACCGAGACAAGAAGTCTGACCAtgatggcagcagggagcaTTCGAGTTCCAAGCGCAGAGATGAGAAGAGTGAATCAGCACGGAGGAAAGACTCCCCATCCCGGATCAGAGACTCCACAGCAGTGCAGAAGAGCAAACCAAGAGAGGAGCGTGTGGAGCCACCCAAAAAGGGCCCTGTGGAGGCCAAGCGGAGCGGCTACAGCCCCCCGCGGGAGCGCAAGCCCGCCGAGCACAAAGCTGTGCACGACCCCAAGCGCCCCGCCGAGGAGCACAAGCCCCCGGATAAAAACCCAGgcaaagagaaggagaaagagaaggaaaaggagaagcatGTACCAGAAGTCAAGAGCAATAAGGAGAAAGAGCCAGGTGGGAATAAACCCCCAGTGAAACAGGACTCGCCAGAAGTTAAAGTGGAGAAGGAGAACGTGGCGGGTCAGAGCGATAAAGGCGCGGCAAAGCCGAAGCCGCCGGTGACCAGCGCCGCGCGCCTCTCGTCCGACCTCACCCGCGAGACCGACGAGGCCGCCTTCGTGCCAGACTACAACGAGAGCGACAGCGAGAGCAACGTGTCTGCAAAGGACgaggaggctgcagggaaaACGCCCAAAGAGGCGAAGGAAAAGGCTGTGGAAAAGGTGAAAGAGGAGGCGGCGGCCCCGGCTCCCGCCGAGCAGCCAGAGGTGGGCAggagccagagccagagcagccccagcgtcagccgcagccgcagccaCAGCCCCTCGGAGAGCCAGACACGgagccacagcagcagtgccagctcaggggaGAGTCAGgacagcaagaaaaagaaaaagaagaaagagaagaaaaagcacaaGAAGCACAAGAAACATAAGAAGCATAAGAAACATGTGGGAAATGAAACAGAATTGGAAAAGAgccaaaaacacaaacacaagaagaaaaaatcgAAGAAGAGCAAAGATAAAGAGAAAGATGACCAAAAAGTGAAATCTGTCACGACATAA
- the RBBP6 gene encoding E3 ubiquitin-protein ligase RBBP6 isoform X6 produces the protein MSCVHYKFSSKLNYDTVTFDGLHISLSDLKRQIMGREKLKAADCDLQITNAQTKEEYTDDSALIPKNSSVIVRRIPIGGVKATSKTYVISRSEPVSGTSKAIDDSSASISLAQLTKTANLAEANASEEDKIKAMMTQSGHEYDPVNYMKKPVGPPPPSYTCFRCGKPGHYIKNCPTNGDKNFESVPRIKKSTGIPRSFMMEVKDPNTKGAMLTNTGKYAIPTIDAEAYAIGKKEKPPFLPEEPSSSSEEDDPIPDELLCLICKDIMTDAVVIPCCGNSYCDECIRTALLESEEHTCPTCHQTDVSPDALIANKFLRQAVNNFKNETGYTKRLRKIQQQQQQQQLPPPPPPPPPPLMRQTITRTLQPLMRPAMARQQDPLMIPLASLASRSALSSLGPGPSMAAGLPVNPSSVVVSDLPPAVSLSLRGEKPDGPFRDADAVLPPALMTAAELSKSSPLSISSLLEEKGYQVPVLRQPAIPSLLGPQGQSIPTTGHPMRAGALRRPGWELSNRGRPHSDRAQRTQAPSLPASAPVFVPVPPPPLYPPPPHALPLPPGVPPPQFPPQFPPGQPPSAGYTVPPPGYPPAPANMSSAWVPTAVPAAHSNTIPTTQAPPLSREEFYREQRRLKEESKSPYSASSYSRSSYTYSKSRSGSSRSRSYSRSFSRSHSRSYSRSPPYQRRGKGKSRNYRSRSRSHGYHRSRSRSPPYRRYHSRSRSPVFRGQSPTKRTVPQGEAEREYFNRYREVPPYDMKAYYGRSVDFRDPFEKERYREWERNYREWYEKFYKGYAVGAQPRPPVNRENFSPERFGPPGTRRENSPYARGRREEYPAGQSHRNRNVAGNYPEKPGRESHGIKDPTKSKEKEVENPLGDGKGNKHKKHRKRRKGDENEAFPNVELLEGARKPREPVPTEDAKTDSLFMLPSRDDATPVRDEPMEADSIAFKPVSEKEKKEKDKPKAKVEKTKRKVEVAAAPKKDSVAKPAKASQEKVDPDREKSPRTEPPVKKVKEELPKTDSVKTSSSQKDEKALGTPRKAHPKVTKDHPDTRPAKEEKAKKEHPKEAKAEKTSSKEEKSKKPAEKGKLSDAKLEKRKRKAEEKADKEHEAASAKAYKLETAELKTSPKGKAEPEGEKGERTPEKDKAAFLNNPSKKIKLNRETGKKIVSGENVPPGKEAVEKPEPSSSKVKAEKTKGKARRKVTAADSASSTLVDYTSTSSTGGSPVRKPEEKPDTKRTVIKTLEEYNNDITAPAEDVIIMIQVPQSKWDKDDFESEEEDIKSTTQVPPTVGKPASVIKPVSAKAPNLLKHTEKETEPLEKIQKAAKEASYESTQHDTKSSKSSVSSEKGKTKDRDHSFSEKDSSEKRKSSVQPEKEHSERAGEQGNGKTVSQSSKDGRSSEKHDSGRGSAAKDFTPNRDKKSDHDGSREHSSSKRRDEKSESARRKDSPSRIRDSTAVQKSKPREERVEPPKKGPVEAKRSGYSPPRERKPAEHKAVHDPKRPAEEHKPPDKNPGKEKEKEKEKEKHVPEVKSNKEKEPGGNKPPVKQDSPEVKVEKENVAGQSDKGAAKPKPPVTSAARLSSDLTRETDEAAFVPDYNESDSESNVSAKDEEAAGKTPKEAKEKAVEKVKEEAAAPAPAEQPEVGRSQSQSSPSVSRSRSHSPSESQTRSHSSSASSGESQDSKKKKKKKEKKKHKKHKKHKKHKKHVGNETELEKSQKHKHKKKKSKKSKDKEKDDQKVKSVTT, from the exons aAGTCGAAGTGAGCCAGTGAGTGGAACATCAAAAGCA ATTGATGACTCTTCTGCATCTATTTCTCTGGCCCAGCTTACTaag ACTGCCAATCTGGCTGAAGCCAATGCTTCCGAGGAGGATAAAATAAAAGCTATGATGACACAGTCTGGCCATGAATATGATCCAGTCAA TTACATGAAGAAACCCGTGGGGCCACCTCCACCCTCCTACACCTGTTTTCGCTGTGGCAAACCTGGGCACTACATAAAGAACTGTCCAACGAATGGG GACAAAAATTTCGAGTCTGTTCCCAGAATTAAAAAAAGCACAGGAATTCCAAGAAGTTTTATGATGGAGGTGAAGGACCCCAACACAAAGGGTGCCATGCTGACCAACACTGGGAAATATGCAATTCCAACCATAGATGC AGAAGCTTATGCTATAGGAAAGAAGGAGAAGCCTCCCTTCCTACCTGAGGAGCCATCCTCATCCTCAGAAGAAGATGATCCTATTCCAGATGAGCTGTTGTGTCTCATTTGTAAGGATATAATGACAGATGCGGTTGTTATTCCCTGCTGTGGAAACAGTTACTGTGATGAAT GTATTAGGACAGCACTGCTGGAGTCCGAGGAGCACACATGCCCTACCTGCCATCAGACTGATGTTTCTCCTGATGCTTTAATCGCCAACAAGTTTCTGCGCCAG GCTGTCAACAACTTCAAAAATGAAACCGGTTACACAAAAAGGCTCCGTAagattcagcagcagcagcaacagcagcagctgccgccgccgccgccaccgccgccgccgcccctgATGCGGCAGACGATAACACGCACCCTGCAGCCGCTGATGCGGCCGGCCATGGCCCGGCAGCAGGACCCGCTCATGATCCCGCTGGCCTCCCTGGCCTCCCGCTCCGCCCTCTCGTCCTTGGGCCCCGGGCCGTCCATGGCAGCTGGGCTGCCAGTCAATCCGTCTTCTGTGGTTGTGTCTGATCTCCCTCCAGCAGTGTCCCTCTCTCTCCGTGGGGAAAAGCCAGATGGACCTTTTCG TGATGCCGATGCTGTTTTGCCTCCTGCTCTGATGACTGCTGCTGAGCTTTCCAAATCTTCCCCTTTGTCAATCAGCAGTTTGTTGGAAGAGAAg GGCTATCAGGTTCCTGTACTGAGACAACCAGCAATACCAAGTCTTCTGGGCCCTCAAGGACAATCAATTCCTACAACTG GTCATCCAATGAGAGCTGGTGCACTTCgcaggccaggctgggagct TTCAAATCGAGGACGCCCGCACAGTGACCGTGCCCAAAGGACTCAGGCCCCATCACTGCCAGCATCAGCACCAGTCTTTGTGCCTGTGCCTCCACCTCCCTTGTATCCTCCACCACCCCatgctcttcctcttcctccgGGGGTACCACCACCACAGTTTCCTCCTCAGTTTCCACCTGGGCAGCCTCCATCCGCTGGGTACACTGTCCCCCCTCCCGGATATCCCCCAGCTCCTGCAAACATGTCATCAGCTTGGGTCCCAACAGCAGTGCCAGCGGCTCATTCAAACACCATCCCAACGACACAAGCACCTCCTCTCTCTAGGGAGGAGTTTTACAGAGAGCAACGGAGGCTTAAAGAGGA gTCCAAGTCTCCCTATAGTGCTTCATCTTACTCTAGAAGCTCATACACCTACTCCAAGTCACGCTCAGGTTCGTCGCGCTCCCGCTCCTACTCGCGCTCCTTCAGCCGCTCCCATTCCCGCTCCTACTCGCGGTCGCCGCCCTATCAGAGACGAGGCAAAGGGAAGAGTCGGAACTaccgctcccgctcccgctcccacGGCTATCaccgctcccgctcccgctcgCCCCCATACAGGCGCTACCACTCCCGCTCCAGGTCTCCGGTGTTCCGGGGCCAGTCCCCCACCAAACGGACGGTCCCGCAGGGCGAGGCCGAGCGCGAGTACTTCAACCGCTACAGAGAGGTGCCCCCGTACGACATGAAGGCTTACTATGGCCGCTCGGTGGACTTCAGAGACCCCTTTGAGAAGGAGAGATACAGAGAGTGGGAGAGGAACTACAGAGAGTGGTACGAGAAGTTTTACAAGGGCTATGCCGTGGGCGCTCAGCCACGGCCCCCAGTGAACAGAGAGAACTTCTCTCCAGAACGGTTTGGCCCACCTGGGACCAGACGAGAGAATTCACCGTATGCTCGGGGACGGAGGGAGGAGTATCCTGCTGGGCAGAGCCACAGGAATCGTAATGTAGCTGGAAACTACCCTGAAAAGCCTGGGAGAGAGAGCCATGGCATCAAAGATCCTACAAAATCAAAAGAGAAGGAGGTGGAAAATCCACTGGGAGATGGCAAAGGCAATAAACATAAAAAACACcggaagagaagaaaaggggaTGAGAATGAAGCCTTTCCCAACGTTGAGCTGTTAGAAGGGGCAAGAAAACCAAGAGAGCCAGTTCCAACAGAAGATGCTAAAACAGACTCTCTGTTCATGCTGCCAAGCAGGGATGATGCCACCCCTGTAAGGGATGAGCCCATGGAAGCGGATTCCATTGCTTTCAAGCCAGTgtctgaaaaggagaaaaaagagaaggataAGCCAAAAGCAAAGGTTGAGAAAACAAAGCGGAAAGTAGAAGTGGCAGCTGCTCCAAAGAAAGACAGCGTAGCAAAACCAGCTAAAGCTTCCCAGGAAAAGGTGGACCCCGATCGCGAAAAATCTCCTCGAACGGAACCTCCTGTGAAAAAAGTCAAGGAAGAGCTGCCAAAGACAGACAGTGTTAAAACCTCTTCCTCTCAGAAGGATGAGAAGGCTCTTGGTACACCACGGAAGGCTCATCCCAAAGTGACAAAGGATCACCCAGATACCAGACCAGCCAAGGAGGAGAAGGCAAAGAAAGAACATCCTAAAGAAGCCAAGGCAGAGAAGACCTCCAGCAAGGAGGAGAAGTCAAAGAAACCTGCTGAGAAAGGCAAACTTTCCGATGCCAAActtgagaaaaggaaaagaaaagcagaggaaaaggcTGATAAAGAACATGAGGCTGCTTCTGCGAAGGCCTATAAACTCGAAACTGCAGAATTGAAAACATCACCCaaggggaaggctgagcccGAGGGGGAGAAAGGAGAGCGGACCCCGGAAAAGGATAAAGCTGCTTTTCTTAACAACCCGTCCAAAAAGATTAAACTTAACCgagaaactggaaaaaagatTGTGAGCGGAGAAAACGTGCCACCTGGAAAAGAAGCTGTGGAGAAACctgagcccagcagcagcaaagttAAAGCAGAAAAGACAAAGGGAAAAGCCAGAAGGAAAGTGACAGCAGCCGACAGCGCTAGCTCGACTCTCGTGGATTACACCAG CACAAGTTCCACTGGGGGAAGCCCTGTCAGGAAGCCTGAGGAGAAGCCAGACACCAAACGAACTGTCATTAAGACCCTGGAGGAGTATAACAACGACATAACAGCCCCTGCTGAGGATGTCATTATCATGATCCAGGTCCCTCAGTCCAAGTGGGATAAAGATGACTTTGAGTCTGAAGAGGAAGACATCAAATCCACCACCCAGGTGCCCCCAACTGTAGGAAAACCCGCCAGTGTTATCAAACCTGTGAGTGCAAAGGCTCCAAACCTCCTCAAACACACTGAAAAGGAGACAGAGCCTCtggagaaaatacagaaagctgCAAAAGAGGCAAGTTATGAAAGCACCCAACATGATACCAAGAGTTCAAAAAGTTCTGTGTCGAGTGAAAAAGGTAAAACCAAAGACCGGGATCATTCTTTTTCAGAGAAGGACAGTTCTGAGAAGAGGAAGAGCAGTGTTCAGCCAGAAAAAGAGCACTCAGAACGTGCAGGTGaacaaggaaatggaaaaactgTATCTCAGTCTTCTAAAGATGGCAGATCTTCAGAGAAACATGACAGTGGCCGTGGCTCCGCTGCGAAGGACTTCACTCCCAACCGAGACAAGAAGTCTGACCAtgatggcagcagggagcaTTCGAGTTCCAAGCGCAGAGATGAGAAGAGTGAATCAGCACGGAGGAAAGACTCCCCATCCCGGATCAGAGACTCCACAGCAGTGCAGAAGAGCAAACCAAGAGAGGAGCGTGTGGAGCCACCCAAAAAGGGCCCTGTGGAGGCCAAGCGGAGCGGCTACAGCCCCCCGCGGGAGCGCAAGCCCGCCGAGCACAAAGCTGTGCACGACCCCAAGCGCCCCGCCGAGGAGCACAAGCCCCCGGATAAAAACCCAGgcaaagagaaggagaaagagaaggaaaaggagaagcatGTACCAGAAGTCAAGAGCAATAAGGAGAAAGAGCCAGGTGGGAATAAACCCCCAGTGAAACAGGACTCGCCAGAAGTTAAAGTGGAGAAGGAGAACGTGGCGGGTCAGAGCGATAAAGGCGCGGCAAAGCCGAAGCCGCCGGTGACCAGCGCCGCGCGCCTCTCGTCCGACCTCACCCGCGAGACCGACGAGGCCGCCTTCGTGCCAGACTACAACGAGAGCGACAGCGAGAGCAACGTGTCTGCAAAGGACgaggaggctgcagggaaaACGCCCAAAGAGGCGAAGGAAAAGGCTGTGGAAAAGGTGAAAGAGGAGGCGGCGGCCCCGGCTCCCGCCGAGCAGCCAGAGGTGGGCAggagccagagccagagcagccccagcgtcagccgcagccgcagccaCAGCCCCTCGGAGAGCCAGACACGgagccacagcagcagtgccagctcaggggaGAGTCAGgacagcaagaaaaagaaaaagaagaaagagaagaaaaagcacaaGAAGCACAAGAAACATAAGAAGCATAAGAAACATGTGGGAAATGAAACAGAATTGGAAAAGAgccaaaaacacaaacacaagaagaaaaaatcgAAGAAGAGCAAAGATAAAGAGAAAGATGACCAAAAAGTGAAATCTGTCACGACATAA